The nucleotide sequence TGTCGCGACAGGACGCAGTATTGTGAATGTAGCCTTGAATTTACAGGCACGACTGCAACAATAGTTGAATAGAACGCGTTGGTACATCAGAAACCACAAACCTCGGCAAACCGTTCGCGCGAGAGCGGACTGCCAAGCCGATATTCCGTAAACCAAAGTGAAAAAAGTGGAGAAGTGACGGAATTAGCATACCATCGAATAGAGTTACGTTGCCCTTGGTAATATTTTACGCGGTATAAAGCTCGAAAAAGATGACAAAcatattcttaaaagaaatCTCCGGCGGGGACAATTCAATAGGGGTCTAAAGCCTAAATTTCTTTCATTgctttatacatatgtacatcgTTTATTTCTACGATTATTTAGTATATTTGCTATCATGACATAGTTGCCAATCATTATGATCCTCAtacgtcatcgtcatcgttaCTGTCataatcattatcattatagtcatcatcatcatcataaatataattgtcattACTATCATTACCATCATTATCCtcataattatcataatcCTTTTTATTTCCATCCGACATATCTTAGTCTTAGTAACTAACATCGTAGCATGACAAGGCACGTTCTCATAGCCTTGACAGTCGACCCGACACTCCCCAGACTCGATGACTATCGAAATAGAAACACGAATCTAAATAACTGTGAACAATTTTGTCAAATCTTGATAATACAGACGATCAGAAATACGCATCAGGAAGTATGCATATACGCACACTATGCACTATGCACTACGCATAATCTATTTAaccaaaaaatatgtacttcTACGCGATAAATTTGATGTGGCTGTAATATTGATGcaattcataattattaataactgaTGAGCGTTTATAATACGTTAAAAGAACAATATTGTATGAACATGGAGAAAAAGATGAGAAGAGACGGGATAGAAAAGATGATGATCCTGACTAGCTTATTATTTTTGGATGAGCATCTTCAAGGCCACCGACTAGCTTATACTCTTTTTCTCCATTTTCTCCACGCGTGAATTTCAATTCCAAACGATGCAATGAAAAATTTGAGTGCTAGTTGAATAGTGCATAATatcatatagaaataaaatatgaaaaagtttacaaaaaagCTCGTTAAggtttaaatgtttttatacattcatatgtataaaaatactcatatatattttttacgtaggCGTGTCGACAATATTTTAGCATAAATTCATAAAGTCTAAAAGAATTGTAGGAAAGATACTAAAGACAGGAAATACTGGAAATACTAGAAAACCGGAAGATGTGTAAAATTGCACATTGTCATATACCCGCGATGAAGAAGgtgttatattgtatatgtataccgGAAATTTTGGGGAAAAAGAATTGAGAAAGTAGAAGTATTGTAAAAGCGAATGAACGTATTTGTCAATAGCATTCTTAACATCTCCACGTGTCCGAGAGTATCGTCGGAAAAGATTGTCTTTAACGCGGTTATGAATTCGATCGTGGAACGGTCGCAATCTAAATACACGAATAATCccgtaaaaaaagatttctcgCAATGGAACAGACTTTATACTTACAGAATATTTATGTCGTAAAACTAATTATCGGCCtaagaaattgtaattaaagatTACGAATATTGTTATCTAAGCAAACGAAATTGAATTTGCAGGGAAACAAGGTAAAGATGGGCCAGAGGAAAAGAAGGATGCCGACGGCGAACTTTGGGGCAACGTGGAAGCGCAGGCCGCCTTTCTCGGGCCCAATCTCTGGGACAAAACTTTGCCTTACGATGCCGACCTGAAGGTATTAAACCATGTATGTATAAAGGCGCGATACGGTAAGCCTATAATTTGGCTGAATTTAATcccaaaatttcataaaataaaatcgggAACTGAAACTAATCATGTGTCGTACGTTTTGTCTTTTGAGTACTATTGTTTATTCGTTGACATAATCCATGCTCTTTGTGTGATTTTCTATCCATTACCTAtcgcgataataatataacacgTAACCTTATatcttctttaaaattatttgtacgaGTCTTTCTTTGAAATAGCATCGATTTTGAGATGTGCTCCGCAAAGCTCCCCGGAAAGCTATCCCACCGCGGAAATTGCTATATATGCACgctatataattgaataaaaaatcaatgtagCGGACCATTGTAACACTTATTCCGTTATAATTCGCCTTCCTGGGTCGAGAAACCGGGAAGCCGAATATTAAGCCGCTATGCAATCGCGACGATAGCGGCCGCTTTCTCCGTTATGCCTCGGCGGAATCGAGGAAGTTTCGGCTATTCTTTTCTATctccattattatttttagccaAACCATCTAAATAACTTATCAAAAAAGTATATCCTTTTAGATAACTCTCTATAGAATAGCGAAACTTGTCTATCTTCTAAGGAAAGCAACTCAATTGCTTGCGTATAATATTACGTAAACAATTCATCGTCTTAATTTATACAGTTATATGGGTATATAtgcatgataattaataattgaaatatatagcTGTGCGATCcgaataaattgtataaataatgtaagttttggaaaagtatataaaactCTTCATAAACCTTTCGCCAACTTTCACCACTTGCGTTCCTTCCATCACGATACGCCACTTGAATCTCGATAAAGAAACAGAGCAAAATTACAAAGTGCAAAATGAAGTAGAAATGGAAAGATTTTTCTACGAAAGCCTATTTCTTCATTACATTCAAAAGTTCCGCCTGGTTTTATATGCCTTTTCAAAATTAAGAGCacagtatgtatatatatatatatatatatatatatatatatatgtgtgtagaAAAAATGTGGACACGCCAGCTTTCACATTCATATTAATATAGTGGTTTTAATTTGTGTACTTgggcaaaatatattaactgaTTGTGTACTTATAAAGTTAAATGTTTCAATtctaaattaacataaaatatatctttggtCTCGTTGTCAGTTGTATTGATATAAAGTCTACatgtattacaatattatttatatatgattgtattatcattatttatggGCCCGTTAAAAATTGCGAATTCTAAGTATTCGCCCAAGTTTACTTTGAAACCTAAGATAAACCCTACTCGAATTTGATAAAGACCCGAGAAATCGTCTCGGAAATAACACCTCAGATCTTTGTTAATAGTACGTCGACCTTGATGAGTTTCTTTCTGAAAATGGCATCCCCGTCGACGGTGTGGCTGGTGGTGGACAAGGTGCCATGCAAGGCAGCCAGCTTCATAAAATCAACAACACTGAAGCCCCCGGACATCAGGGACCAGCGGGTCTACATTTGGAACCAGTTACCAAGCGTGAGAGATCACCATCGCCGAGCGAGTGCTGCTCGCCGGACACCCTGAACCCACCCTCTCCCGCGGATTCTAGTGAGTAAAATACAaccttctctctcgctctctcactTTTATTCCTCGTCATAGCCGTCGTTCGCGATATCGAGATCCTGAGAAGTGATTCACACGATTTCATACGAAGGGATAAAAACTTCAGACCTCTAATATTGTACGTCTATAAATATCAGTAccgaatatttttagaaaatgaaGTACTCGATAATGTACAAATGTATGTGCAATGGAATataggaaaattaaaaaagacaaaGTACAAGAGCAcgtagagaaagagagaaatgcaATAGAAAGTCATAAATGGAAAGTTTTACTGAAAGTAAACGATCTAAAAACGGAGTGACGAACGAAAAGTACAAAGAAGCCGCACTCTGACGTAAATAATGCAGCAGCCGCAGCTGCATTTTTACAACAAGACGGAGAAAAGATAAGAAGTATACGCTATCTCAGAATCTGTATTGCAATAACGTCGAGCTTGTCGAGTACATCAAGCAAACTAGACTAACATCGACATTGTCGATTCCCCTTCCGCGCAACAGATTCCGGGGACTCGTCACGAATACAATATGGCTTGTCTCTTGTAGCGCTCTCGATGGCCTCATCGGGGCGAGACTTCGATCCACGTACCCGGGCCTTCTCCGACGAGGAGCTCAAACCCCAACCTATGATCAAGAAATCGCGGAAGCAGGTGAGTCtccataattatattgttgttACATAACGtgtttacataattatattattcgttGCTTCCGACGTCAAATTTGCTAGCTATCGAAATAAACTGAATCCTCATCGAACTACGCGTTCGTAATTTTTCGCGACGTAAATCGTAAATGAATACGAGCGTTCTCTAACTCTAACGTTCTTatgttctttctctcttttccgttTGCGGCCGCAGTTCGTTCCGGATGACTTGAAAGATGACAAATACTGGGCGCGTCGTAGGAAGAACAACATGGCAGCGAAACGATCGCGAGACGCGCGTCGCATGAAGGAGAACCAGATAGCACTCAGGGCCGGCTTCCTCGAGAAAGAGGTAAATTTTCTCACGGCTGGAAATTTGAAACTGCTACATAGACTGCATCTACCAATGCAATTGCTTCATAAAGTTATCGGAGACGTTTAAAGATATAAGATTCAAGACTTGGAAAAAACTAGAGGCCCCCCGCacaatgataaatataaaggaacagatattagcgattagaaataagaaatcaagAATAAAGCTGGTGTAGCATTAATACACGGCTTTCGATAGGTTACaaatctattgcctgtgttatTCTCTGTTTCTGTTGTCTGTGTTTTTAATCGTGCATTCAGTTTTATTCCTGATTCTTTagtcctaatcgctaatatctgttccttgttccttatatttttcattgtgcggagGCTTTAAGTAAAATCGAGATTTCGTAGACTTTTCATCAAAATCGTAAATACaacggaaataaaattatctctaGCTATACAGTGAATGGcttgtattaatatatcaagCTCGTCTCGGTGCagcttatattattttatacactttgccgtttaaagaattaaaacttgaaatatactatttgccaaagttatcgatttttaaatgAATGTCTTTGTTTGGTTAAAAGGGAAAAGTTTAGTCGAACTTTCATTTTCTCGCTTTGTTTGCAGAATATGGGTCTGCGGCAGGAGCTGGACCGGTTAAAAAACGAGAACATGTTGCTACGCGACAAACTGAGCAAGTACACGGACGTCTAACACCCCGTCATCGGCCATGCACCAGCTCGAGCGACACgcgaaaaaagagagaaagagagatgcgGATACGAGGGTGCATCACCGCCCAGCTACAACTCCCTCGCTTATAGTCGCAGCACATAGCAGCCTTCGCCGTCGCGGAGGAAGCGAAGGGAACGCGGAGCAATGTTGACGAATACCATCGACTCCCGAATCGACTGTCCCGCTACCCTAAAGCCGACAACCAACTTCCTCAGAAATCTCCGAAGATCCTATTCTCTatcattctctttctcttactctcgaataaaattcttattgaGTCCTCGCTCCTTGTCCTGCTCTAGAAAACTCCTCCACTTGTAAAtagttatatgtatagttagattatatacacacacatacacacatacgcgcGTGCGCGTTACATATATGAATACataagaacatatatatatatatatatatttaaagtaaagagagaaatatatatacatatacacacacacatacacatacacataataCAATGAGTATGCGTTTGAGGAAGGAGATGCGTTCGTTACACGTAAATAAATCCGCGCATGCAGCGCACGACGAGATATGTCGATTTCGCCAGCATCAGCATTCGAGTTTTCTAGATTTGCACAGGGAGCCATATTACAATGGATTGAATTATTATGAGAATAAGCTATGAGTATAAGACGCAAGTTTCATGAAATCGTACTCTTCGGCGAAGAAAAGACGAATCTCGTCGGCGCTGAGCACTGCCACACGTAAAGAGCTATATCGTTAGGTCGCGACATGGAGCGGAGGCGAGCGATGGTTGGGAGAACACGACGCTTTTCTGCGCACGGGTTAATTATCCAGGTTCTCCGCGAATGCGTTAATTACTGTAGCGTATCCCACGTGGTGATGGTACACAAGTGATTCTAGTTGTTTTAATCGTAAGATAGATGACGTACGTGTTTCGTTTTCAtcgtttcttttctctctctttctctctttaatcTATCTACCTATCtactctatctctctctttttagcGTGTAGCGAAATCAATCCGGCTACGCGAGGAGCGTACTTGGAGTGCGCGGAAGGCGTCGCGGCGCGACTCTatcccttttcttctttcgtaaAATATCGCCCGCTGGCCCAACGTCGGCGGCTCGGGGCACGAATGATGGACCGGCCCATCCCGGAGATATCATTTGTTGCGTAGCGAACAAACTTTTGTACAGGATGCCctcttgtaaaatatattttaagacatcGTGTCATTCTGACGAGCGACGGTTACGAGCGCTGTGTCTTTGACGGGGTTTATCAACGTGGAACTTGAGACAAACGAAACGATATGAAACGAACCGTGTCCGACGATTGGATCGCGTAGCCTCCCAGTGTGGGTGCGTGGCATCGTCGAGGTTAATCGTAGGCGTCGTcgcaaaagtaaaaatattacatgtacACGACACGAAGATATGACCATCGTGCTTAAATGTAAGCTAGCTACAGGCTCGCGTGCACTGGCCCttctttttaagtttttagatgtttatttTTCCATCACCGTGAGAATCGGTGATGGCGATCGAGAGAGCGAAAGTGGAACCGATGAGGAGATATGCGCTTTTTGTGAAGtagctataaaaattatagctaTAGAGAGAGAACCTATATTGTACAGATCAACGCGAGATTGAACGACATTTGAATGAGATTCGTGCTCGTTGCAAAATTTAGTGACAATAATAGTGACCGATATATTGTGAGTTTTCAACAATGTGGGCGAGTAATCCGAACGACGAACGAGATTTGTAATCCAATCGCCacgattaatgattttaaaaataacgacAAACGCCAGGCCGAAGCTTTTACTTTTCGTTAGAGATTTATGTACCGACGATACGTAATAGTctggtttttctttttaaccgTACGAGAGAGACACTCGATGCGCAAACGAGAAACACGGACGTTTTGTACATATAACATCATTTTGTCAGTCGAGAGGGTAAGAGAATCGATGTAACGAAGTTTCAATTCAACTTCGCGTTCGATCGACGGCAAACTCGCTTTAAATATCGCAGGACAATTTTATTGACCGCgcgtaaaaacattttatcctcgcaatattttttaaatctttcgaGCGTGTTATATATCCATTtactgtattaatttttttcatacgcgtttcttatataaaatataagaataaaattgtatacgTAATTGTAATTTCGTCGGAATCGTAAGGTTTTTTTTACGGATAGACCGTTATATGTTCATGCGCGAATGTTCGATGCCTTATACTTCGAGTGATTTGCCGAAAGTCGCGCGCACGAAATCGTCCGATTACAGTTCTTCACGATTGCCTTGCACATTCTAACAGAAAAATGCTGCGTAAATGACGAAGAATTCCACGTGACATGTGCGATGGATTACTGAATCGATATCTTGCGTCGGCAGATTTAGCGAACGCCTTCGCCCGATAGTATCGCATATAATTTTAGTAGCggcacaaaattttatttttcgaaaataaatcatatcgTAAGGTTATCTGATAAAATAGCTACTGCATGGCTTGTTATCCCGACGTAATGAATTAAACGGAAAAGAAAGTAGCGTTGGCCTTGCCTACGAAAAAGCGTAATAGAGGAAAACAGAATTTCGCGTCTGATTGTATACGAAGTTTCTCACGTTATTCTTTAAAGCGTATAACGTAGACTGCAAGAAAGTTTTTCAGTTATCTACAATATCTATTTGAAGTTTAACACGAGCCAATATCAGCTCGTACATGTTCTGCTTGTCACGCACACTTGTCGTCATTAAGGGCAATACAGAATTTTATAGACAAGGAAAAcgatctctttcttttttttttactgtttatttGCAACACGAATTTTAAATACCGAAAATGACTTCGTGTCGCAAAGTTTTTACCAGAAAGACGCTCGTTTATTAGTGctaaaaattgaattgatCATTGTTTCTCGATCATTGTTTCAACCGCTATTAATGATGTTGAGTGTGCGATATAACGTGGATCTCGGCACAAGTTATTTGGCCTATAAGAAGCGCGTTAGGATGATTGACACACATCGcaattcgataaataaaaataggaataaataaaatagtagaGAGTTATATAGCAGCGCGAGAGACAGACGCGGCCGCCGGCTTTGCTCCAAATAGAACGGTAAGAAAATGAGATAGAGAACAGACGCCGCGTCTTCGATAAATAATCGTCCGATccacttaaataaaaatatgaaaaacatGAGAAAATTAGATATGACCACCAACACAAGAAAACCTCTATTGTATCACATTtcgagaaatatatgtatttgttattgttttaattgaaTCCTACGGTTGTACACCATACCCTATGTATCTCCACGTATCCCAATTTTATTGAATCTAGCGTAATcgagaattattttcttatgtatTGTATACTCTATTGGTTTTACAAGTCAAGAATCGACTTCAAGTTTATCAAAGCATCTTTGTAGACTGTAATTTACAAAGATGatctttgtaaattattttataaattgtattaatgtaTGAGTTTCGTTTAagaattaatcatttttgtcATGTCTGCTGTTTCAttcgaattatataatactttcatcgtgctttaaatatttttacaccaacacaattttaatataaaatgatctctataagaatattaaatcttaaatattatatgtttaaattgACGATTGTGATAGCTGATTGAGCTTCAGGCTAGAAATAGAATCAATAGTGTATTATTTATAGCTAATATATGCTTTCTACGTGGCATCATTTGGCATAAGAAACGAATGCACTGAATAGTAACGACGACGGACGTCACGGAAGTCTTGAATTATGAATCAACAGGCAGACTCataaacagaaagaaaagaaacttcGGTCAGTTACACCCCACCCCGTAACGTTCAAAGTTCAGTATGTCACATCTGATGACGCTCGATAAAAAATGAGATCCgaaatgaaaaagaagttTTTCGTACAATAAACTTGTGTatcaatatcgattttttatattctcgaTAATATACGACTTTTAGTTTtcatataaagatattatattgaCAATATGCtattggaattatttttaataagaaacgttaaaagttaaaagttagtATAACtgacaaattaattttcaaattatttatataagagaTTCTCCTATACTGCgatgagaaatatttattagagttTATGTTTCAccttctattatttttttatattattagagaTTGCTACATAAATTTCAAGTAGCTACATTATATTTCGCAATTAATTCTGTCGTGTAATATGTCGTATAATTAACATGAAAATATGTCACTGACTAAATAATGCAGAGATGCAATTTTCACATGCAGTAAATCAGCACacaaataattgtacataattcagaattaaatattaaagctaAATTGTTCTACCTCCCCCCCTTCTAAGCAGCGGAATAAACCTATGTGAgacattatatttacaatacataataaattacctCATAATCCGCTTCGTCATCGCTCGATGCCTAAGAAAGGCCTACTCTTTCTCCTCATCTCAGATTCCTTGGTTGCACAACACTCGCGAAAATACGGTTAATTGTGATCGCGCACTAATATTACTAGAATACCGTGACACGACGCAGTGACGCGACGCTTTTAAACGGCAACGTTACTCGCACGCAGCTCAAGTACTTCGAGATTGCCATAATCACGTATGTAAGTCCATATATATAAGAGGAAGTTACTTTGATATCATCCGATacgatgtaattaataaaattaagataaggGTCAATTAAAACACAATAAACTAtccgaaaatataaaatctaaattcaatattgcgtgcgagatatatatatatatatatatatatatatatatatatatatatatatatatatatatatattacaaacgcGTAAATCCCGCAAAAAAtaacgtattattaataaataatcaacacattgcgatttattttaatcactaCATTGCGTCATTAATCTGAGAATAACAAGCAGATTACATTAAACGAGAATGGAAAAAAGTTCCACGCATCACTAACGAGATGATTATCGCTTGACATCGTAATAATATCGCAATAAAACAGCTATTCATACGTCTCGTCCCCTATTGTTCTTACTTCTGATGAGTAAATCGTGCGGCACATTTGCTTAAATGGACTTAATCGTAATTTCAATACGCGCGCATACCGTTAATTGTTAATAGGAATTAATTATGCAAGAGACTGCAAGACAATAGTTGAATATTCATATgaaattattgcattttgATGCGCACTAACGCGACGATACGCGGAGCATCTCGCGCCGTGCCTGCCCGTTCGAGCATCGTAGCGTGAATGGTAGCGCCGGTAGTTGGGTGAATGGGGTGACTTTGTTtacggcacggcgcggcgtgcgCAACCGTCCCGCTGTACGTTACAAAAACAACCACCGAAATCGCGCGGCAGACAGTTTATTGTCGTTTcgaaatataacattttataaaataaagattcgCGTCGAATATTctcttctttaaattaattccgaCGAATTAGCGCTATTATTTTCGCACTTTATTTCGCGACGTTATTAGCATCGTTTGAAACGAAAATTAAATGCATAATTTGCAGATAATATCTCCTAAAAAAGATACCAAAATGTTCTTAATTAAGCGAGATTGATTATTCTCTTAGGTGAGATTAATAAATTCACAAAACAAAAAGTGCAATTAAAGTGTGCGATAACAGCTAGTCCACGttgaacaaaattaatttgaagtgcaaagaacaaaatattcaCGATGTATCTGgcatttaagaaaaaaagaatattaagaaaacaattaaataataaaatagatatacagC is from Temnothorax longispinosus isolate EJ_2023e chromosome 10, Tlon_JGU_v1, whole genome shotgun sequence and encodes:
- the LOC139821001 gene encoding thyrotroph embryonic factor isoform X4, with the translated sequence MSCAMEYQQLAPPPVPTGVLHTQAHHPPPQHQQQPVQPPQHPHIVVAPAHQQPQSQPPPPPLPPTSHGHQVHPPLPPIHEDSTSSRWSQYQHLWRQHHVYMNGKQGKDGPEEKKDADGELWGNVEAQAAFLGPNLWDKTLPYDADLKYVDLDEFLSENGIPVDGVAGGGQGAMQGSQLHKINNTEAPGHQGPAGLHLEPVTKRERSPSPSECCSPDTLNPPSPADSTLSMASSGRDFDPRTRAFSDEELKPQPMIKKSRKQFVPDDLKDDKYWARRRKNNMAAKRSRDARRMKENQIALRAGFLEKENMGLRQELDRLKNENMLLRDKLSKYTDV
- the LOC139821001 gene encoding thyrotroph embryonic factor isoform X7 is translated as MSDKDRSSPTLVENSLKSLLDQPSIFPLIGDPMITSSLKGKQGKDGPEEKKDADGELWGNVEAQAAFLGPNLWDKTLPYDADLKVLNHYVDLDEFLSENGIPVDGVAGGGQGAMQGSQLHKINNTEAPGHQGPAGLHLEPVTKRERSPSPSECCSPDTLNPPSPADSTLSMASSGRDFDPRTRAFSDEELKPQPMIKKSRKQFVPDDLKDDKYWARRRKNNMAAKRSRDARRMKENQIALRAGFLEKENMGLRQELDRLKNENMLLRDKLSKYTDV
- the LOC139821001 gene encoding thyrotroph embryonic factor isoform X8; protein product: MDSCGGWTRMGNEDGEGMAGADATASWQQCYTWCTPYSHPHPHHHHLHHPRQYQGSQYQQLPGSASATTNASTHYPSSQQHHLQLQNTQPPPLDQQQHLHPIRAQGGLRRAVPYDGPGDPMITSSLKGKQGKDGPEEKKDADGELWGNVEAQAAFLGPNLWDKTLPYDADLKVLNHYVDLDEFLSENGIPVDGVAGGGQGAMQGSQLHKINNTEAPGHQGPAGLHLEPVTKRERSPSPSECCSPDTLNPPSPADSTLSMASSGRDFDPRTRAFSDEELKPQPMIKKSRKQFVPDDLKDDKYWARRRKNNMAAKRSRDARRMKENQIALRAGFLEKENMGLRQELDRLKNENMLLRDKLSKYTDV
- the LOC139821001 gene encoding thyrotroph embryonic factor isoform X1, which gives rise to MSCAMEYQQLAPPPVPTGVLHTQAHHPPPQHQQQPVQPPQHPHIVVAPAHQQPQSQPPPPPLPPTSHGHQVHPPLPPIHEDSTSSRWSQYQHLWRQHHVYMNGKQGKDGPEEKKDADGELWGNVEAQAAFLGPNLWDKTLPYDADLKVLNHYVDLDEFLSENGIPVDGVAGGGQGAMQGSQLHKINNTEAPGHQGPAGLHLEPVTKRERSPSPSECCSPDTLNPPSPADSNSGDSSRIQYGLSLVALSMASSGRDFDPRTRAFSDEELKPQPMIKKSRKQFVPDDLKDDKYWARRRKNNMAAKRSRDARRMKENQIALRAGFLEKENMGLRQELDRLKNENMLLRDKLSKYTDV
- the LOC139821001 gene encoding thyrotroph embryonic factor isoform X2, producing the protein MSCAMEYQQLAPPPVPTGVLHTQAHHPPPQHQQQPVQPPQHPHIVVAPAHQQPQSQPPPPPLPPTSHGHQVHPPLPPIHEDSTSSRWSQYQHLWRQHHVYMNGKQGKDGPEEKKDADGELWGNVEAQAAFLGPNLWDKTLPYDADLKYVDLDEFLSENGIPVDGVAGGGQGAMQGSQLHKINNTEAPGHQGPAGLHLEPVTKRERSPSPSECCSPDTLNPPSPADSNSGDSSRIQYGLSLVALSMASSGRDFDPRTRAFSDEELKPQPMIKKSRKQFVPDDLKDDKYWARRRKNNMAAKRSRDARRMKENQIALRAGFLEKENMGLRQELDRLKNENMLLRDKLSKYTDV
- the LOC139821001 gene encoding thyrotroph embryonic factor isoform X3, with amino-acid sequence MSCAMEYQQLAPPPVPTGVLHTQAHHPPPQHQQQPVQPPQHPHIVVAPAHQQPQSQPPPPPLPPTSHGHQVHPPLPPIHEDSTSSRWSQYQHLWRQHHVYMNGKQGKDGPEEKKDADGELWGNVEAQAAFLGPNLWDKTLPYDADLKVLNHYVDLDEFLSENGIPVDGVAGGGQGAMQGSQLHKINNTEAPGHQGPAGLHLEPVTKRERSPSPSECCSPDTLNPPSPADSTLSMASSGRDFDPRTRAFSDEELKPQPMIKKSRKQFVPDDLKDDKYWARRRKNNMAAKRSRDARRMKENQIALRAGFLEKENMGLRQELDRLKNENMLLRDKLSKYTDV
- the LOC139821001 gene encoding hepatic leukemia factor isoform X6; this translates as MSDKDRSSPTLVENSLKSLLDQPSIFPLIGKQGKDGPEEKKDADGELWGNVEAQAAFLGPNLWDKTLPYDADLKVLNHYVDLDEFLSENGIPVDGVAGGGQGAMQGSQLHKINNTEAPGHQGPAGLHLEPVTKRERSPSPSECCSPDTLNPPSPADSNSGDSSRIQYGLSLVALSMASSGRDFDPRTRAFSDEELKPQPMIKKSRKQFVPDDLKDDKYWARRRKNNMAAKRSRDARRMKENQIALRAGFLEKENMGLRQELDRLKNENMLLRDKLSKYTDV
- the LOC139821001 gene encoding thyrotroph embryonic factor isoform X5; the encoded protein is MSDKDRSSPTLVENSLKSLLDQPSIFPLIGDPMITSSLKGKQGKDGPEEKKDADGELWGNVEAQAAFLGPNLWDKTLPYDADLKVLNHYVDLDEFLSENGIPVDGVAGGGQGAMQGSQLHKINNTEAPGHQGPAGLHLEPVTKRERSPSPSECCSPDTLNPPSPADSNSGDSSRIQYGLSLVALSMASSGRDFDPRTRAFSDEELKPQPMIKKSRKQFVPDDLKDDKYWARRRKNNMAAKRSRDARRMKENQIALRAGFLEKENMGLRQELDRLKNENMLLRDKLSKYTDV